From the genome of Candidatus Saccharimonadia bacterium, one region includes:
- a CDS encoding outer membrane beta-barrel protein has translation MKYLLILIAGVIMSYVAPANATDLRSTKDAPAFDTMTKAPIGFGGGYVGGSVNWSQIDVSQSASISIGDESASFGLPGMSGDEFSGGVQIGYNFEAGRLYGGPVVKFDLGGPTASLHHTFATDEDGEALATGDLKMTVNWTATLAGKGGIRVTDWLGVYGLLGIGFVDVDVDGRAHVGRPGQGIGLHENATDTVTAFTYGAGVDLKLSDNWRAFAEWQRFDLDTFNAQGSILFDQIRYGYKADSDLDVIRVGVNYAW, from the coding sequence ATGAAATATCTACTGATTTTGATCGCTGGTGTGATCATGTCATACGTCGCACCAGCAAACGCCACCGATCTCCGCTCGACCAAGGATGCACCGGCGTTCGACACCATGACCAAGGCACCCATCGGTTTTGGTGGCGGCTATGTCGGCGGTTCGGTGAACTGGTCGCAAATCGACGTTAGCCAATCCGCGTCAATCAGCATCGGCGACGAGTCCGCATCGTTTGGCCTTCCCGGCATGTCCGGCGATGAGTTCAGCGGCGGCGTACAGATCGGCTACAACTTTGAAGCCGGCCGACTCTATGGCGGCCCGGTCGTGAAGTTCGATCTCGGCGGCCCGACCGCGTCGCTGCATCACACGTTCGCCACCGACGAAGACGGCGAAGCGCTGGCCACCGGCGATCTCAAAATGACGGTGAACTGGACGGCGACCCTCGCCGGCAAAGGTGGCATCCGCGTAACCGACTGGCTCGGCGTCTATGGCCTGCTCGGCATTGGCTTCGTCGATGTCGACGTCGACGGCCGCGCCCATGTCGGTCGTCCTGGTCAGGGCATTGGCTTGCACGAGAACGCAACCGACACCGTGACCGCGTTCACCTATGGCGCCGGTGTGGATCTCAAGCTTTCGGACAACTGGCGTGCGTTCGCCGAGTGGCAACGGTTCGACCTCGACACCTTCAATGCACAAGGCTCGATCCTGTTCGACCAAATCCGCTACGGCTACAAAGCTGATAGTGATCTCGACGTCATCCGCGTTGGCGTAAACTACGCCTGGTAA